The following are encoded in a window of Mustela nigripes isolate SB6536 chromosome 1, MUSNIG.SB6536, whole genome shotgun sequence genomic DNA:
- the SLC25A22 gene encoding mitochondrial glutamate carrier 1 produces MADKQISLPAKLINGGIAGLIGVTCVFPIDLAKTRLQNQQNGQRLYTSMSDCLIKTVRSEGYFGMYRGAAVNLTLVTPEKAIKLAANDFFRYQLSKDGQKLTLVKEMLAGCGAGTCQVIVTTPMEMLKIQLQDAGRIAAQKKMLDAQAQLSAQGGAQPSVEAPATPRPTATQLTRDLLRTRGIAGLYKGLGATLLRDVPFSIVYFPLFANLNQLGCPASGEKAPFYVSFLAGCVAGSAAAVAVNPCDVVKTRLQSLQRGVHEDTYTGFLDCARKILRHEGPMAFLKGAYCRALVIAPLFGIAQVVYFLGIAETLLELLQRPQH; encoded by the exons ATGGCTGATAAGCAGATCAG TCTGCCGGCCAAGCTCATCAATGGCGGCATCGCCGGGCTGATCGGGGTCACTTGCGTGTTCCCCATCGACCTGGCCAAGACGAGGCTTCAGAACCAGCAGAATGGCCAGCGCCTGTACACCAGCAT GTCTGACTGCCTCATCAAGACCGTCCGCTCGGAGGGCTACTTCGGCATGTACCGCG GAGCCGCTGTGAACCTGACCCTCGTCACCCCTGAGAAGGCCATCAAGCTGGCTGCTAACGACTTCTTTCGATATCAGCTCTCCAAGGACGG GCAGAAGCTGACCCTGGTGAAGGAGATGCTGGCGGGCTGTGGGGCTGGCACCTGCCAGGTGATTGTGACCACCCCCATGGAGATGCTGAAGATCCAGCTTCAGGACGCAGGCCGCATTG ctgCCCAGAAGAAGATGCTGGATGCCCAGGCCCAGCTGTCGGCCCAAGGGGGCGCCCAGCCCTCCGTGGAGGCTCCGGCCACCCCCCGGCCCACGGCGACTCAGCTGACCCGGGACCTGCTTCGGACCCGGGGCATCGCCGGCCTCTACAAGGGCCTGGGGGCCACACTGCTCag ggACGTCCCCTTCTCCATTGTGTACTTCCCCCTCTTTGCCAACCTGAACCAGCTGGGCTGTCCCGCATCGGGGGAGAAGGCTCCTTTCTATGTGTCCTTTCTGGCTGGCTGTGTGGCTGGGAGTGCGGCTGCTGTGGCCGTCAACCCCTGTGACG TGGTGAAGACCAGACTCCAGTCGCTGCAGCGCGGTGTCCACGAGGACACCTACACGGGCTTCCTGGACTGTGCCAG GAAGATCCTGAGGCACGAGGGCCCCATGGCCTTCCTAAAGGGCGCCTACTGCCGCGCCCTGGTCATCGCCCCACTGTTTGGCATCGCTCAAGTGGTCTACTTCTTGGGCATCGCAGAGACgctgctggagctgctgcagCGACCCCAGCACTGA